A window from Triticum aestivum cultivar Chinese Spring chromosome 6D, IWGSC CS RefSeq v2.1, whole genome shotgun sequence encodes these proteins:
- the LOC123142917 gene encoding uncharacterized protein isoform X2, translating into MAIVAASVWAVAVVGWLVSPIITLLLRKMLSRLGFDASHKLLELEIRIVPELKETRRALCQQSILAAKQETATHIKFKKKFGPVVLQKMVQFGRMEAMLVHALEDAEDIFHNQQEIKLYRSRCWHGLYRVSASCIARFKSRCLWIARIIVSGSAQLLHRAWKISLDSLWWWWSSCWCSSFRNCCMSIFYWLVHATEAAHTYRNWSYDVVGITGYQENASMLDILLITISRRNLKKRIEKIESTVSDVKESLLVLSVARKRASQFLADCNDNASEEDTNEYDGNASEEDTNEYDGNASEEDSNEYDGNASEEDSNEYDGSASEENSNESDGNASEGDSNESDGTASEEHSNQSGASQDSLTLDLSAGGYKLKQLRDISKLHFNLEIYGLEKVKSTDEALEVNLAAKFEVIKLTLDWGDADDGTRCSPEVEAEILEVLCPPVRLLTLYIGGYKGSRYPDWMVSKQNGSTKDLVELVLGGWSQLGPGPELVAFPHLCSLELVSCSWNALPDNMERLTSLKRLEIVYCDNIRSLPTLPQSLVKFILIDCDYEFMEFCQTVGHPYWQKIEHIPEKIFNVNFNPFPDSDDSQETNASPS; encoded by the exons ATGGCAATCGTTGCTGCATCCGTCTGGGCTGTAGCCGTGGTTGGCTGGTTGGTGTCGCCCATCATCACCTTGCTCCTACGCAAGATGCTCTCCCGCCTCGGCTTCGACGCGTCCCACAAGCTCCTGGAGCTGGAGATCCGCATCGTCCCTGAGCTCAAGGAGACGAGGCGTGCCTTATGTCAACAGTCGATCCTTGCCGCCAAGCAAGAGACAGCGACGCATATAAAATTTAAAAAGAAATTCGGGCCGGTCGTGCTCCAGAAGATGGTTCAGTTTGGCAGGATGGAGGCCATGCTGGTTCACGCTCTGGAGGATGCGGAAGACATCTTCCATAATCAGCAGGAGATCAAGCTGTACCGCAGCAGGTGTTGGCACGGCCTCTACCGTGTCTCCGCCAGCTGCATTGCTCGCTTCAAAAGCAGGTGCCTGTGGATCGCACGCATCATCGTGAGCGGATCAGCTCAACTATTGCATCGGGCGTGGAAGATCTCCTTGG ATTCCTTGTGGTGGTGGTGGTCATCTTGTTGGTGCAGCTCCTTCAGGAACTGTTGTATGTCCATATTCTACTGGTTAGTTCATGCAACTGAGGCCGCCCACACTTACCGGAACTGGTCCTATGACGTAGTTGGTATCACAGGTTACCAG GAGAATGCCTCTATGTTAGATATTTTGCTTATTACTATCTCAAGACGAAATTTGAAGAAAAGAATAGAGAAAATAGAAAGCACCGTCAGTGACGTGAAGGAGTCACTCCTAGTCCTAAGTGTAGCAAGGAAGCGCGCATCACAATTTCTTGCTGACTGTAATGACAATGCATCAGAAGAAGACACTAATGAATATGATGGGAATGCATCAGAAGAAGACACTAATGAATATGACGGGAATGCATCAGAAGAAGACTCCAATGAATATGATGGGAATGCATCAGAAGAAGACTCCAATGAATATGATGGGAGTGCATCAGAGGAAAACTCCAATGAATCTGATGGGAATGCATCAGAAGGAGACTCTAACGAATCTGATGGGACTGCATCAGAAGAACACTCTAATCAATCTGGTGCATCACAAGACTCACTCACACTAGACTTAAGTGCAGGAGGGTATAAGTTAAAGCAGCTAAGGGACATAAGCAAGTTGCATTTCAATCTGGAGATCTATGGCCTTGAAAAAGTTAAAAGCACGGATGAAGCTCTTGAAGTCAATCTAGCTGCCAAGTTTGAGGTCATTAAACTGACATTGGATTGGGGTGATGCTGATGATGGTACAAGGTGCAGTCCAGAAGTTGAAGCAGAGATACTTGAGGTCCTATGCCCTCCCGTGCGGCTTTTAACTCTGTACATTGGTGGCTACAAAGGTTCGAGGTACCCAGATTGGATGGTGAGCAAGCAGAACGGTAGCACAAAGGACCTGGTAGAACTTGTATTAGGTGGATGGAGTCAACTGGGACCTGGTCCTGAACTTGTGGCTTTCCCTCATCTTTGTAGCCTAGAGCTTGTGTCTTGCAGCTGGAATGCCTTGCCTGACAATATGGAGCGCCTCACATCACTCAAGAGACTGGAGATCGTATATTGCGACAATATCCGGTCGCTTCCAACACTTCCCCAGTCTCTTGTGAAGTTTATTCTTATTGATTGCGATTATGAGTTTATGGAGTTCTGTCAAACAGTTGGGCATCCATATTGGCAAAAGATTGAGCACATCCCAGAGAAAATATTTAATGTCAATTTCAA CCCATTCCCAGACTCTGATGACTCTCAAGAGACTAATGCTTCGCCGTCGTGA
- the LOC123142917 gene encoding uncharacterized protein isoform X1, translating to MAIVAASVWAVAVVGWLVSPIITLLLRKMLSRLGFDASHKLLELEIRIVPELKETRRALCQQSILAAKQETATHIKFKKKFGPVVLQKMVQFGRMEAMLVHALEDAEDIFHNQQEIKLYRSRCWHGLYRVSASCIARFKSRCLWIARIIVSGSAQLLHRAWKISLGRSEDVPPVTTCSAVSDGPVGAAAAELTVLVIAPSDSLWWWWSSCWCSSFRNCCMSIFYWLVHATEAAHTYRNWSYDVVGITGYQENASMLDILLITISRRNLKKRIEKIESTVSDVKESLLVLSVARKRASQFLADCNDNASEEDTNEYDGNASEEDTNEYDGNASEEDSNEYDGNASEEDSNEYDGSASEENSNESDGNASEGDSNESDGTASEEHSNQSGASQDSLTLDLSAGGYKLKQLRDISKLHFNLEIYGLEKVKSTDEALEVNLAAKFEVIKLTLDWGDADDGTRCSPEVEAEILEVLCPPVRLLTLYIGGYKGSRYPDWMVSKQNGSTKDLVELVLGGWSQLGPGPELVAFPHLCSLELVSCSWNALPDNMERLTSLKRLEIVYCDNIRSLPTLPQSLVKFILIDCDYEFMEFCQTVGHPYWQKIEHIPEKIFNVNFNPFPDSDDSQETNASPS from the exons ATGGCAATCGTTGCTGCATCCGTCTGGGCTGTAGCCGTGGTTGGCTGGTTGGTGTCGCCCATCATCACCTTGCTCCTACGCAAGATGCTCTCCCGCCTCGGCTTCGACGCGTCCCACAAGCTCCTGGAGCTGGAGATCCGCATCGTCCCTGAGCTCAAGGAGACGAGGCGTGCCTTATGTCAACAGTCGATCCTTGCCGCCAAGCAAGAGACAGCGACGCATATAAAATTTAAAAAGAAATTCGGGCCGGTCGTGCTCCAGAAGATGGTTCAGTTTGGCAGGATGGAGGCCATGCTGGTTCACGCTCTGGAGGATGCGGAAGACATCTTCCATAATCAGCAGGAGATCAAGCTGTACCGCAGCAGGTGTTGGCACGGCCTCTACCGTGTCTCCGCCAGCTGCATTGCTCGCTTCAAAAGCAGGTGCCTGTGGATCGCACGCATCATCGTGAGCGGATCAGCTCAACTATTGCATCGGGCGTGGAAGATCTCCTTGGGTAGGTCAGAGGATGTACCTCCGGTCACTACCTGTTCTGCGGTCTCAGATGGACCAGTTGGTGCCGCCGCAGCAGAATTAACAGTTCTGGTGATTGCACCCTCAGATTCCTTGTGGTGGTGGTGGTCATCTTGTTGGTGCAGCTCCTTCAGGAACTGTTGTATGTCCATATTCTACTGGTTAGTTCATGCAACTGAGGCCGCCCACACTTACCGGAACTGGTCCTATGACGTAGTTGGTATCACAGGTTACCAG GAGAATGCCTCTATGTTAGATATTTTGCTTATTACTATCTCAAGACGAAATTTGAAGAAAAGAATAGAGAAAATAGAAAGCACCGTCAGTGACGTGAAGGAGTCACTCCTAGTCCTAAGTGTAGCAAGGAAGCGCGCATCACAATTTCTTGCTGACTGTAATGACAATGCATCAGAAGAAGACACTAATGAATATGATGGGAATGCATCAGAAGAAGACACTAATGAATATGACGGGAATGCATCAGAAGAAGACTCCAATGAATATGATGGGAATGCATCAGAAGAAGACTCCAATGAATATGATGGGAGTGCATCAGAGGAAAACTCCAATGAATCTGATGGGAATGCATCAGAAGGAGACTCTAACGAATCTGATGGGACTGCATCAGAAGAACACTCTAATCAATCTGGTGCATCACAAGACTCACTCACACTAGACTTAAGTGCAGGAGGGTATAAGTTAAAGCAGCTAAGGGACATAAGCAAGTTGCATTTCAATCTGGAGATCTATGGCCTTGAAAAAGTTAAAAGCACGGATGAAGCTCTTGAAGTCAATCTAGCTGCCAAGTTTGAGGTCATTAAACTGACATTGGATTGGGGTGATGCTGATGATGGTACAAGGTGCAGTCCAGAAGTTGAAGCAGAGATACTTGAGGTCCTATGCCCTCCCGTGCGGCTTTTAACTCTGTACATTGGTGGCTACAAAGGTTCGAGGTACCCAGATTGGATGGTGAGCAAGCAGAACGGTAGCACAAAGGACCTGGTAGAACTTGTATTAGGTGGATGGAGTCAACTGGGACCTGGTCCTGAACTTGTGGCTTTCCCTCATCTTTGTAGCCTAGAGCTTGTGTCTTGCAGCTGGAATGCCTTGCCTGACAATATGGAGCGCCTCACATCACTCAAGAGACTGGAGATCGTATATTGCGACAATATCCGGTCGCTTCCAACACTTCCCCAGTCTCTTGTGAAGTTTATTCTTATTGATTGCGATTATGAGTTTATGGAGTTCTGTCAAACAGTTGGGCATCCATATTGGCAAAAGATTGAGCACATCCCAGAGAAAATATTTAATGTCAATTTCAA CCCATTCCCAGACTCTGATGACTCTCAAGAGACTAATGCTTCGCCGTCGTGA